One Arachis hypogaea cultivar Tifrunner chromosome 18, arahy.Tifrunner.gnm2.J5K5, whole genome shotgun sequence genomic window, GACTTATGAGTTACGATGAATCTGGTTGCAATTTCCGTCCACGTGGAGGATTATTATTTTTAGAGAAAATTACAAATACATTCCTAACCTTTTGCAGATATTTTTGTCTCTGACTATTGAAAATAACTTTTAAGTtactgaccttcacaaaatttggacggatcagtccttcCGTCTAAATGTCCCCTTCagagactgatccgtccaagttttgtgaaggtcagatacttaaagtattttttaatgatCAGGAACAAAAATGTTCGCAGGACAAAAAattagggacctatttgtcattttctcttatttttattattaattattaatatttattttattaataaaactaCCCACCTATCTAACTAACTAAGTAGATCGCGGGAAGAAACCATGGCAGTGACGGCGGCAGAGTCGTTCGTGGAAATTAAGGTTCCTCAGCAGAAGCTTTTCGATGGAGTTTCTTTCCCGGCTGTActctctcctcctccttcttcagcAACTGTTCTTCCACTTACGCGCTCCATTAAAGCCCATAAGCCCTACTTAGAATCGTTGCTTCTGAAATCGGGTGCTCTGCTTTTTAGGGGATTCACCGTCAACACCGCCTCCGACTTCAACGACGTCGTCGAAGCCTTCGGCTACGACGAGCTTCCCTACGTTGGTGGCGCCGCCCCTCGCACCAACGTTGTTGGTCGTGTCTTCACCGCCAATGAGTCCCCACCCGATCAGAAAATCCCTTTCCACCATGAAATGGCCCAGGTAAGGTGCTACTTcatttcacctgaaattcagtattttttttgtataaagttGCAATCTTTCTCTTAATTGGTGGGGTTTTGTGGAACAGGTTCCGGAATTTCCTTCAAAGTTGTTCTTTTTCTGTGAAGTGGAGCCTGCGAGTGGAGGTGAGACACCAATAGTTCTGAGCCATGTTGTGtatgaaaagatgaagaagaggtACCCTGAGTTCGTTGAGCGGTTAGAGGAGCATGGATTGTTGTACATAAGGGTCTTAGGTGAAGATGATAACCCTTCTTCTCCAATTGGCCGTGGCTGGAAATCAACCTTCTTGACCTCAGATAAGACCATAGCTGAGCAAAGGTTTCATCTTTTTTCAAATCATGCCATA contains:
- the LOC112769236 gene encoding clavaminate synthase-like protein At3g21360, which codes for MAVTAAESFVEIKVPQQKLFDGVSFPAVLSPPPSSATVLPLTRSIKAHKPYLESLLLKSGALLFRGFTVNTASDFNDVVEAFGYDELPYVGGAAPRTNVVGRVFTANESPPDQKIPFHHEMAQVPEFPSKLFFFCEVEPASGGETPIVLSHVVYEKMKKRYPEFVERLEEHGLLYIRVLGEDDNPSSPIGRGWKSTFLTSDKTIAEQRATKLGMKLEWLEDGVKTIMGPIPAVKYDKSRNRKIWFNSMVAAYTGWEDERNDPVKAVTFGDGQPLPSDVVYDCLKLLEEESVAIPWQKGDVLLIDNWAVLHSRKSFIPPRRVLASLVK